A genomic stretch from Lathyrus oleraceus cultivar Zhongwan6 chromosome 2, CAAS_Psat_ZW6_1.0, whole genome shotgun sequence includes:
- the LOC127122323 gene encoding 3-oxoacyl-[acyl-carrier-protein] synthase, mitochondrial, whose product IVGLGMVTPLGCGVDKTWNQLIDGKCGIRALRLEDLKMNSFDSETQLTTFDQLTSKVAAVVPTGTNKGEFNEELWLNSKEHRSMTRFVAYALCAAEEALRDSNWFPTEQEHKERTGVSIGGGIGSVSDMLDSAQLICEKRLRRLSPFFVPRILINMASGHVSMKYGFQGPNHAAVTACATGSHSIGDAMRMIQFGDADVMVTGGTESSIDALSIAGFCRSRALTTKYNSLPQEASRPFDSGRDGFVIGEGSGVLVLEELEHAKNRGAKIYAEIRGYGMSGDAYHITQPPSDGRGAILAMTRALRQVF is encoded by the exons ATTGTAGGTTTGGGTATGGTGACACCTCTGGGTTGTGGAGTGGATAAAACATGGAACCAATTGATTGATGGAAAATGTGGGATAAGAGCATTACGTTTGGAGGATCTCAAGATGAATAGTTTTGATTCAGAAACTCAGTTGACTACATTTGATCAATTGACTTCCAAAGTTGCCGCTGTTGTTCCCACCGGAACCAACAAGGGCGAATTCAATGAGGAACTTTGGCTTAATTCTAAG GAACATCGATCAATGACAAGGTTTGTAGCATATGCTCTATGTGCTGCTGAGGAAGCTCTTAGAGATTCTAATTGGTTTCCCACTGAGCAGGAACACAAGGAAAGAACG GGGGTGTCTATTGGTGGGGGAATTGGAAGCGTTAGTGACATGTTAGACTCTGCACAACTGATATGCGAGAAG CGTCTTCGTCGACTTAGTCCATTTTTTGTCCCACGGATATTGATCAACATGGCATCAGGTCATGTTAGCATGAAATATGGGTTCCAG GGGCCAAATCATGCTGCAGTCACTGCTTGTGCTACTGGATCACATTCTATTGGTGATGCAATGAGAATGATTCAATTTGGGGATGCAGATGTTATGGTGACTGGAGGGACTGAGTCGAGCATTGATGCATTGTCAATTGCAGGATTCTGCAG GTCCCGGGCCTTGACTACAAAGTATAACTCATTGCCACAGGAAGCATCACGGCCATTTGACAGTGGCCGAGACGGGTTTGT GATAGGAGAAGGTTCTGGAGTCTTGGTCTTGGAG GAACTTGAGCATGCTAAAAATCGAGGAGCCAAAATCTATGCAGAGATTCGTGGCTATGGGATGTCAG GGGATGCATATCACATTACTCAACCTCCTAGTGATGGGAGAGGTGCCATTCTGGCCATGACTCGTGCTTTAAGACAGGTTTTTTAA
- the LOC127118560 gene encoding cytochrome P450 CYP736A12: protein MFSATILSLLLFTFTFTYLLFKLFFHPKQKHKKPPGPSTLPIIGNLHMLGKLPHRKLHSLSKKYGPIMSLQLGQVPAVVISSSKTAELFLKTHDLVFASRPKIQASEIFSYGSKGLAFSEFGPYWRSVRKLSTLKLLSASKVEMFAPIRKQELRVLVKSLEKAALVGEVVDVSDAVETLVENIMYKTLFGRSKYEQFDLKKLVQQTLTLFGAFNLADYIPWLGSFDLQGLTRAFKKTSKALDEVLEMIIREHEQITNVDKTHNEDFIDTFLSIMHQTNDLENEQNHVIDRTTIKAVLLDMLSGGIDTSASVIEWTFSELLRNSRVMKNLQDEIQNEVGHMRMVEEKDLKKLNYLDMIIDEILRLYPVGPLLIPRECRENITIDGYFIKKKTRIIVNAWAIGRDENVWSQNAEEFYPERFINKKMNFHGQEFECIPFGSGRRRCPGIHLGLITVKLVIAQLVHCFNWKLPYNITPSNLNMEEKFGLTMPRAQHLYAIPSYRLESDDKFE, encoded by the exons ATGTTTTCTGCTACAATACTTTCTCTCCTTCTCTTCACTTTCACATTTACTTATCTTTTATTCAAACTTTTCTTTCatccaaaacaaaaacacaagaaGCCACCAGGTCCATCAACTCTACCAATTATCGGAAACCTTCACATGTTAGGCAAACTTCCACATCGAAAACTTCATTCACTCTCCAAAAAATATGGTCCAATCATGTCCTTACAACTTGGTCAAGTACCAGCTGTTGTCATTTCATCTTCAAAAACTGCAGAATTGTTCCTCAAAACTCATGACTTGGTTTTTGCAAGCCGACCAAAGATTCAAGCATCTGAGATCTTCTCTTACGGTTCTAAAGGGTTAGCTTTCTCTGAATTTGGTCCTTATTGGCGTAGTGTGAGAAAACTTAGCACTTTGAAACTTCTTAGTGCTTCTAAAGTTGAGATGTTTGCTCCTATTAGAAAACAAGAGTTGCGTGTTTTGGTTAAATCTTTGGAGAAAGCTGCTTTGGTGGGTGAGGTTGTGGACGTTAGTGATGCTGTAGAGACTCTTGTTGAAAATATTATGTATAAGACGCTGTTTGGTAGAAGTAAATATGAGCAATTTGACTTGAAAAAGTTGGTTCAACAAACATTGACTTTGTTTGGAGCTTTTAATCTTGCTGATTACATCCCTTGGCTAGGCTCTTTTGATCTTCAG GGATTAACACGAGCCTTCAAGAAAACTAGTAAAGCACTTGATGAAGTACTAGAGATGATAATAAGAGAGCATGAACAAATTACTAATGTAGATAAAACTCATAATGAAGACTTCATAGATACATTTCTATCAATTATGCACCAAACTAATGATCTAGAAAATGAACAAAATCATGTCATTGATCGAACCACCATCAAGGCAGTTTTACTAGACATGTTATCAGGAGGAATTGATACATCTGCTTCGGTAATTGAGTGGACGTTTTCTGAACTTTTAAGAAAttcaagagtgatgaaaaaccTTCAAGATGAGATACAAAATGAAGTAGGACATATGAGAATGGTTGAAGAGAAAGATTTGAAGAAGTTAAATTACTTAGATATGATTATTGATGAAATATTAAGACTTTATCCTGTTGGACCTTTATTAATTCCTCGCGAATGTAGAGAGAATATAACAATTGATGGTTATTTTATAAAGAAAAAAACACGAATTATAGTAAATGCATGGGCAATAGgaagagatgaaaatgtttggTCACAAAATGCTGAAGAATTTTATCCCGAAAGATTTATTAACAAGAAAATGAATTTCCATGGACAAGAATTTGAGTGTATACCATTTGGTTCTGGTCGGAGACGTTGTCCTGGGATTCATTTGGGTTTGATCACGGTAAAATTAGTTATAGCTCAGTTGGTACATTGTTTTAATTGGAAACTTCCATATAATATTACTCCTTCCAATTTGAACATGGAAGAGAAGTTTGGACTCACTATGCCTAGAGCTCAACACTTGTACGCAATACCGAGTTATCGTTTGGAAAGTGATGACAAATTTGAGTAA